The Scophthalmus maximus strain ysfricsl-2021 chromosome 7, ASM2237912v1, whole genome shotgun sequence genome includes a window with the following:
- the LOC118315809 gene encoding S-adenosylhomocysteine hydrolase-like protein 1 isoform X1: MAEERDQTGSSWEGMPLSEDYPGPHMENGAAPNGEAERDVPGPTDQAGKCGPNLLQMLKAAESRWTCQGRDGDGADTSWTGELVTEALKTDMQIQLTDQKQEFNKRPTKTGHHSLSRSFSQSSTESPSSVCSDSSEDESTPKGKLQKTSEGLSDFCIKNIKQAEFGRREIGIAQREMPALMVLRKRAGGEKPLAGAKVVGCTHITAQTAVLIETLCALGAQCRWAACNIFSTQNAVAAALAEGGTSVFAWRGESEEDFWWCIDQCVGAETWQPNMILDDGGDLTHWIYKKYPSLFKKLKGIVEESVTGVYRLYQLSKAGRLCVPAINVNDSVTKQKFDNLYCCKESILDGLKRTTGVMFGGKQVVVCGYGEVGKGCCAALKALGAVVYITEVDPICALQACMDGFRVIKLSEVVRQIDMVITCTGNKNVVGRELLDKMKNGCIVCNMGHSNTEIDLGSLRTAELRWDRVRPQVDHVIWPDGKRIVLLAEGRLLNLSCSTVPSFVLSVTATTQALALIELSNAPEGRYKQDVYLLPKKMDEYVASLHLPTFDALLTELTDDQAKYLGISKHGPFKPNYYRY; this comes from the exons ATGGCAGAGGAACGGGACCAGACAGGATCCTCCTGGGAGGGCATGCCTCTATCTGAGGATTATCCTGGACCACATATGGAGAATGGGGCTGCGCCGAatggggaggcagagagggatgTGCCCGGTCCCACAGATCAGGCAGGGAAATGTGGCCCCAACCTGCTGCAGATGCTAAAGGCCGCAGAGAGCAGGTGGACTTGTCAGGGTCGGGACGGAGACGGAGCAGACACATCGTGGACTGGAGAGCTGGTCACTGAAGCTCTGAAGACTGACATG CAAATACAGTTGACTGACCAGAAGCAAGAATTCAACAAACGTCCCACCAAGACAGGTCATCACTCTCTATCCAGGTCTTTCTCTCAGTCGTCTACAGAAAGCCCCAGTTCAG tgtgcaGTGACAGCTCCGAGGACGAGTCTACTCCCAAAGGCAAGCTTCAGAAGACTTCCGAGGGCCTTTCCGACTTCTGCATCAAAAACATCAAGCAGGCTGAATTTGGACGCAGGGAAATAGGAATCGCACAgcgag AAATGCCAGCACTGATGGTCCTGAGGAAAAGAGCAGGTGGGGAGAAACCTCTGGCCGGAGCCAAGGTCGTGGGCTGCACACACATCACTGCACAGACAGCG GTGTTGATTGAGACTCTGTGTGCGCTGGGGGCTCAGTGTCGCTGGGCGGCCTGTAACATCTTCTCCACTCAGAACgctgtggctgctgctctgGCTGAAGGAG GCACCTCGGTGTTTGCGTGGAGAGGAGAATCAGAGGAGGACTTCTGGTGGTGTATTGACCAGTGTGTCGGAGCTGAGACCTGGCAGCCCAACATG ATTCTGGATGACGGAGGCGACTTGACCCACTGGATCTATAAGAAGTACCCGAGCCTGTTCAAGAAGCTCAAAGGCATCGTGGAGGAAAGTGTCACAGGCGTTTACCG ATTGTACCAGCTGTCGAAGGCTGGCCGACTGTGTGTCCCGGCCATCAATGTTAACGACTCAGTGACCAAGCAGAAATTTGACAACCTCTACTGCTGCAAGGAGTCCATACTGGACGG GTTGAAGCGAACCACTGGCGTCATGTTTGGAGGGAAACAGGTGGTGGTGTGTGGATACGGTGAG GTTGGCAAAGGCTGCTGCGCCGCCCTCAAAGCGCTGGGCGCTGTCGTCTACATCACAGAAGTGGATCCCATTTGTGCCCTTCAGGCCTG CATGGATGGCTTCAGAGTGATTAAACTGAGTGAGGTGGTCAGACAGATAGACATGGTCATCACATGCACAG GCAATAAAAATGTGGTAGGGAGGGAACTTCTGGACAAGATGAAGAATGGCTGCATAGTCTGCAACATGGGACACTCCAACACTGAGATAGATTTG gggagTTTGCGGACTGCAGAGCTGAGGTGGGACCGCGTGAGGCCTCAGGTGGACCATGTTATCTGGCCCGATGGCAAGAGAATAGTGCTGCTGGCCGAG GGCCGTTTGCTGAATCTGAGCTGCTCCACAGTGCCATCATTTGTCCTCTCCGTCACTGCTACAACTCAG gCGCTGGCTCTCATAGAGCTGTCCAACGCTCCAGAGGGACGATACAAACAGGACGTCTACCTGCTGCCAAAGAAGATGG ATGAATACGTGGCCAGTCTTCACCTGCCGACATTTGACGCTCTCCTCACAGAGCTGACAGATGATCAGGCCAAGTACCTGGGCATCAGCAAACATGGGCCCTTCAAACCCAACTATTACAG gtaTTGA
- the LOC118315809 gene encoding S-adenosylhomocysteine hydrolase-like protein 1 isoform X2: MKKVYSLVNMTKAKDQEAVQSICIKQIQLTDQKQEFNKRPTKTGHHSLSRSFSQSSTESPSSVCSDSSEDESTPKGKLQKTSEGLSDFCIKNIKQAEFGRREIGIAQREMPALMVLRKRAGGEKPLAGAKVVGCTHITAQTAVLIETLCALGAQCRWAACNIFSTQNAVAAALAEGGTSVFAWRGESEEDFWWCIDQCVGAETWQPNMILDDGGDLTHWIYKKYPSLFKKLKGIVEESVTGVYRLYQLSKAGRLCVPAINVNDSVTKQKFDNLYCCKESILDGLKRTTGVMFGGKQVVVCGYGEVGKGCCAALKALGAVVYITEVDPICALQACMDGFRVIKLSEVVRQIDMVITCTGNKNVVGRELLDKMKNGCIVCNMGHSNTEIDLGSLRTAELRWDRVRPQVDHVIWPDGKRIVLLAEGRLLNLSCSTVPSFVLSVTATTQALALIELSNAPEGRYKQDVYLLPKKMDEYVASLHLPTFDALLTELTDDQAKYLGISKHGPFKPNYYRY; this comes from the exons ATGAAGAAAGTGTACAGTCTAGTGAACATGACTAAGGCAAAGGACCAGGAGGCAGTGCAGTCCATCTGCATCAAG CAAATACAGTTGACTGACCAGAAGCAAGAATTCAACAAACGTCCCACCAAGACAGGTCATCACTCTCTATCCAGGTCTTTCTCTCAGTCGTCTACAGAAAGCCCCAGTTCAG tgtgcaGTGACAGCTCCGAGGACGAGTCTACTCCCAAAGGCAAGCTTCAGAAGACTTCCGAGGGCCTTTCCGACTTCTGCATCAAAAACATCAAGCAGGCTGAATTTGGACGCAGGGAAATAGGAATCGCACAgcgag AAATGCCAGCACTGATGGTCCTGAGGAAAAGAGCAGGTGGGGAGAAACCTCTGGCCGGAGCCAAGGTCGTGGGCTGCACACACATCACTGCACAGACAGCG GTGTTGATTGAGACTCTGTGTGCGCTGGGGGCTCAGTGTCGCTGGGCGGCCTGTAACATCTTCTCCACTCAGAACgctgtggctgctgctctgGCTGAAGGAG GCACCTCGGTGTTTGCGTGGAGAGGAGAATCAGAGGAGGACTTCTGGTGGTGTATTGACCAGTGTGTCGGAGCTGAGACCTGGCAGCCCAACATG ATTCTGGATGACGGAGGCGACTTGACCCACTGGATCTATAAGAAGTACCCGAGCCTGTTCAAGAAGCTCAAAGGCATCGTGGAGGAAAGTGTCACAGGCGTTTACCG ATTGTACCAGCTGTCGAAGGCTGGCCGACTGTGTGTCCCGGCCATCAATGTTAACGACTCAGTGACCAAGCAGAAATTTGACAACCTCTACTGCTGCAAGGAGTCCATACTGGACGG GTTGAAGCGAACCACTGGCGTCATGTTTGGAGGGAAACAGGTGGTGGTGTGTGGATACGGTGAG GTTGGCAAAGGCTGCTGCGCCGCCCTCAAAGCGCTGGGCGCTGTCGTCTACATCACAGAAGTGGATCCCATTTGTGCCCTTCAGGCCTG CATGGATGGCTTCAGAGTGATTAAACTGAGTGAGGTGGTCAGACAGATAGACATGGTCATCACATGCACAG GCAATAAAAATGTGGTAGGGAGGGAACTTCTGGACAAGATGAAGAATGGCTGCATAGTCTGCAACATGGGACACTCCAACACTGAGATAGATTTG gggagTTTGCGGACTGCAGAGCTGAGGTGGGACCGCGTGAGGCCTCAGGTGGACCATGTTATCTGGCCCGATGGCAAGAGAATAGTGCTGCTGGCCGAG GGCCGTTTGCTGAATCTGAGCTGCTCCACAGTGCCATCATTTGTCCTCTCCGTCACTGCTACAACTCAG gCGCTGGCTCTCATAGAGCTGTCCAACGCTCCAGAGGGACGATACAAACAGGACGTCTACCTGCTGCCAAAGAAGATGG ATGAATACGTGGCCAGTCTTCACCTGCCGACATTTGACGCTCTCCTCACAGAGCTGACAGATGATCAGGCCAAGTACCTGGGCATCAGCAAACATGGGCCCTTCAAACCCAACTATTACAG gtaTTGA
- the LOC118315809 gene encoding S-adenosylhomocysteine hydrolase-like protein 1 isoform X3 → MAKWDSCGSSPAYRQPPWMQIQLTDQKQEFNKRPTKTGHHSLSRSFSQSSTESPSSVCSDSSEDESTPKGKLQKTSEGLSDFCIKNIKQAEFGRREIGIAQREMPALMVLRKRAGGEKPLAGAKVVGCTHITAQTAVLIETLCALGAQCRWAACNIFSTQNAVAAALAEGGTSVFAWRGESEEDFWWCIDQCVGAETWQPNMILDDGGDLTHWIYKKYPSLFKKLKGIVEESVTGVYRLYQLSKAGRLCVPAINVNDSVTKQKFDNLYCCKESILDGLKRTTGVMFGGKQVVVCGYGEVGKGCCAALKALGAVVYITEVDPICALQACMDGFRVIKLSEVVRQIDMVITCTGNKNVVGRELLDKMKNGCIVCNMGHSNTEIDLGSLRTAELRWDRVRPQVDHVIWPDGKRIVLLAEGRLLNLSCSTVPSFVLSVTATTQALALIELSNAPEGRYKQDVYLLPKKMDEYVASLHLPTFDALLTELTDDQAKYLGISKHGPFKPNYYRY, encoded by the exons ATGGCCAAGTGGGATTCCTGTGGCAGCAGCCCAGCCTACAGGCAGCCACCCTGGATG CAAATACAGTTGACTGACCAGAAGCAAGAATTCAACAAACGTCCCACCAAGACAGGTCATCACTCTCTATCCAGGTCTTTCTCTCAGTCGTCTACAGAAAGCCCCAGTTCAG tgtgcaGTGACAGCTCCGAGGACGAGTCTACTCCCAAAGGCAAGCTTCAGAAGACTTCCGAGGGCCTTTCCGACTTCTGCATCAAAAACATCAAGCAGGCTGAATTTGGACGCAGGGAAATAGGAATCGCACAgcgag AAATGCCAGCACTGATGGTCCTGAGGAAAAGAGCAGGTGGGGAGAAACCTCTGGCCGGAGCCAAGGTCGTGGGCTGCACACACATCACTGCACAGACAGCG GTGTTGATTGAGACTCTGTGTGCGCTGGGGGCTCAGTGTCGCTGGGCGGCCTGTAACATCTTCTCCACTCAGAACgctgtggctgctgctctgGCTGAAGGAG GCACCTCGGTGTTTGCGTGGAGAGGAGAATCAGAGGAGGACTTCTGGTGGTGTATTGACCAGTGTGTCGGAGCTGAGACCTGGCAGCCCAACATG ATTCTGGATGACGGAGGCGACTTGACCCACTGGATCTATAAGAAGTACCCGAGCCTGTTCAAGAAGCTCAAAGGCATCGTGGAGGAAAGTGTCACAGGCGTTTACCG ATTGTACCAGCTGTCGAAGGCTGGCCGACTGTGTGTCCCGGCCATCAATGTTAACGACTCAGTGACCAAGCAGAAATTTGACAACCTCTACTGCTGCAAGGAGTCCATACTGGACGG GTTGAAGCGAACCACTGGCGTCATGTTTGGAGGGAAACAGGTGGTGGTGTGTGGATACGGTGAG GTTGGCAAAGGCTGCTGCGCCGCCCTCAAAGCGCTGGGCGCTGTCGTCTACATCACAGAAGTGGATCCCATTTGTGCCCTTCAGGCCTG CATGGATGGCTTCAGAGTGATTAAACTGAGTGAGGTGGTCAGACAGATAGACATGGTCATCACATGCACAG GCAATAAAAATGTGGTAGGGAGGGAACTTCTGGACAAGATGAAGAATGGCTGCATAGTCTGCAACATGGGACACTCCAACACTGAGATAGATTTG gggagTTTGCGGACTGCAGAGCTGAGGTGGGACCGCGTGAGGCCTCAGGTGGACCATGTTATCTGGCCCGATGGCAAGAGAATAGTGCTGCTGGCCGAG GGCCGTTTGCTGAATCTGAGCTGCTCCACAGTGCCATCATTTGTCCTCTCCGTCACTGCTACAACTCAG gCGCTGGCTCTCATAGAGCTGTCCAACGCTCCAGAGGGACGATACAAACAGGACGTCTACCTGCTGCCAAAGAAGATGG ATGAATACGTGGCCAGTCTTCACCTGCCGACATTTGACGCTCTCCTCACAGAGCTGACAGATGATCAGGCCAAGTACCTGGGCATCAGCAAACATGGGCCCTTCAAACCCAACTATTACAG gtaTTGA